Genomic DNA from Prunus persica cultivar Lovell chromosome G1, Prunus_persica_NCBIv2, whole genome shotgun sequence:
GTCGTTTGACCCCATTAACCCCATGATGACTCCGCAACTAATCATTGGGCTTCACATGTGGGTGAATGACCAACTCCTTGCaaggtttttaaattttccaaCATTGAATAATTCATGTTAAATGTATTTATGATAATAATTAACGAAAGTCTCTAATTCAAGGCTCTGTAGTCACATGACTCGTTTGGTACGTCGGACTGTACTGATTAATTTCCTTCGGATAGTATTAATCTGTTCCGGAGAGTACTGActatttatccataatattataaggcgttTGATGCTGTTCCGGATAAATAATCTGACTAAAttatactgtgtttggtgATGGTTCAGATAACATCATATCagactatttataaataaataaaaaaaaaaaatctttgataattttaatggaaattgagattcaaatgacacaatttttttttgggtaagattcatatgacaagatttgtttttcaattgtttttgccaagattttttttcatataacccattatcataattgtagtgtctcataaaaattccaacatactcgcatacgttaataaaaacagtaccaaataatgtataattaaAAGTGATCACATATTAAGGTGATAAgagcaaaagagaaagttgttcataaaccaaactacatcaaagagTGAATCACAACTCCCACGCCTTACgtaagagaagaacaaatgtTTTTCTCATAGCACCATCCAATGTCAGGAATGTTTTTTCATCACttgctttctccaaaattagccgtagtgccttaatttggtcattaataAACAAGTCCATCTTTGCTTTTCTAATAgcaattgacaaagaaaaaaaatggttcctagaattcaggttcatacaattttaattttgtaattttgctcTTCTAGTCGTCAggtatgtatgtattcaaCTAAACTACCAACACTAGCacagttgtttgtttttggacgAAAACTGGCAATACTCTGTTTAATACCAACAATCTAAATATTCCCACAACGTCGAATCACTATATCacatacaaagaaaacattcgattaaaaaaaatgccaaaaaaaaaatttcataatctaatttccactaaaaatttgaaatatataaagcataCTGAAGAGAgtatgaaaaagagagagagtgagatatggatacctggagaagagtgaagaaaataacatgTGGAGAAGATAGTAGAGAACAAGcctagggagaagaagatgaaaagagcGTCTGATTTTTTTCGTAGAACGGGTGTTCTTTTTCCCTAGCCGTATAATTAAGCGTGTACTATCTAAACCGGGGTGTGTGggttgtattagttagtcaggtaaggagagtattaaaagcccaacccgtataaaatagtcgggtaattaaataatacaagttgacaccaaacacTTGACATAGACTATTTACTCCTATCCAGAGTCTAATACAGTATACCAAACGAGCCCAACAGTATATGCTCTGTTGGGTCAACCATAACAGTATATGctttttttgttaacaattaaagtatattctttttttttttggtcaacaaaATAACAGTATATGCTTTAGTGACGGTATTAattatactaatttttttggatATACATATGGACTAACATTGGagcaaaacaacaatttttattatCAATGCATAATATTTTACTTGCGTCTGTAAAATAATAACACGACAGAAaaagtattaaatatttttgaaaggaaattttttttcataaagtaGAGGCAAAATTATGGAGGCAAAATTCGTATGATCCAAACCCAATCCCAATCCCAATCCCAAACCCAATCAGGAATAAAAACACACATCAGCAGCGCTTGCGAGTCCGCCACGTCTCAATCACGGTACATTCCCATAAGTGCCCTCCAAAAAGATTAGATCAGCGGTAAACACAACACTGACAGAAAGGGTAATTTCGTTACTGgacataaataaaacaaactttgtttcccttcttctctctttccgtGGTTTGCCCAACTCCTCCTACCtgattcaattatttttttatttttcctcgaGTCCTTTTCTTGGGTCTCCCTCAACAGTCTTAACACGTTGCCAACCACCGCGAGCGTCTCCAAAACGGTGCGTTTCGGTCATCTACGGCTGGTCGCTCACCGTAACCGGCACAGTTCGACAGCCGTCGGAGCTCCGAAGCCGCGGGGTGAGTGAGTTGTCCTGGCCCGTTTGTCTAATTGTCTTTCTGCATCTAATTATTGCTGAATTGTGCCCTAAATTGTTTCCTTTGATGCAAGCATTTTACCAGAGCATGGAGAAAAGGAGATGGTTGGTATTTGTAGTATTTACAtggatgtttgttttttctgctGGAAGAGGTAAAATTTGAACTTATgcatcaaaattttattagaaATGTTTAACTTGATGGTGGTCTTGGGTTAGACTAATTTCTAGTTGTGAACGTAGAAATTGTAATTGGGTTTGAGGAATTTTGGTTGGTTGGAGAAAAATTAGTTGAGGAGACACAGTGGGCGAGCTTAACAGTATGGGTGGTATTGTTGGTTCTACATTGTTACAATGTACTTAAAAAGTTGGTGTGGTTTTAGTCTGCCCTGGTCTCGAGAGGTAGTAGCATTCACTTAGGAGAAGAGAGGGAAGCGCATACGTTGAGAATTATACAAATATGAATTAGTTGTGTTATGATTCTTACCGATGAAATGGGTTGAATATGGTTTAGGGTAGATCCCAGATAGACTTTGCTGTTGTTGAGCTTATGGAACAAATTTTTaacaaggaattattcctTCTTCTAAATGCAGAACTGAAAATTAAGCACAAGGATCATGGCCCTGTCTATAATCATACGCTTGCCACTATATTAGTGCGGTACGCTTCCACGGTAAGTTTCATGAGATATTGGCTTGTGTGACCATTTACGAGGATTTGGTTGGTAAACATTTATGTTACGGAAATATGTAGCCTCACAATTTCCCTTGCAAATTGTACGATATATTTTGTGATTCCGAGTATGCTGTAATTGTGACATAGGGAAAGGTTTATTTTGGGGAGTATTTAAATCTGTCTAATTAAATAGGAAACAAAACTATGGAGATTTGCTGAATTAGATGTCAATATTTTAACTATTAGTAGTAGCATTGCCTATAAGTTTTGTAACAATTGAAATCAAACTTCTGCACTTGTAGGTGTATTTATCAGATTTGACAGAGCTGTTTACTTGGACATGCTCAAGATGTGACGGTTTGATTAAGGTACTCAGATTTATGGCAtcaattcaaaaaatttatgccTAAAAACCGCTGACCTTATTCCTCCTTTAATGTGAACAGGATTTTGAAATGATTGAGCTGGTTGTTGACATCCAGCATTGCTTACAGGTGCAATTTCATAGTTCAGCCTGGTTTTATGTgttaaaattgttttcttaTCTGCCTCTGTCTTACATTGTCATTACTCATTACTTTCTCCAGGCTTTTGTTGGAGTGGCACAAGATCCCAATGCCATCATAATTGCATTTAGAGGGACTCAGGAACACAGGTAGAGTGCTAGAGTGCTTATATCATTCGAGATTAAAATTTTTGCTGAATTATTTATGTGAGCCCAAATTACCCAGTGACCAATAGAAGGGGTTTGCTCATGAATTGTGCTGGTCAGTTGTGCAGTCCAACTATATTGTCTGTGACATAAGAAAACATAGGTGAcaagaaaatttaataataaggATGTTAATACAGCACTTATTGAGAAATTAACATCTAGATTCCTTGCATTACCTCAAAATATATGCATCACCATAGGCAATCtgatttgttcttttatcAGAGTTGTTAGTCGACTAATGGTTGACTTTATGTGTACAGCATACAGAATTGGGTTGAAGATTTATTTTGGAAACAGCTTGATTTAGATTACCCTGGCATGCCTGATGCAATGGTATTTATTACAGTAAAGTTTCTCTACTCTGTTGCTTGCTGGAATATAAAGTTTCAAGTCTCAATTCTTTTTCTATTGCTTCAGGTGCACCATGGGTTTTTTAACGCTTACCACAACACAACCATACGCCCTGGAATTTTAAATGCTATTGCAAGAGCTAAGGAGTTCTATGGAGATATCGACATCATAGTTACAGGTCATTCAATGGGTGGGGCAATGGCTTCATTTTGTGCTCTTGATCTAAGGGTAATCATAGATTCATAATTAAGCGAGTCTCTATTTTGCATGTTTCATCTATAgcaatatttgtttgaatttttcttttcctagtgccttccatcaaatttttttgtaatttttttatttcaatgtATGCTATCTCTAGGTTCTGGGTAACTACTGAATGAGGatcattttttgttatttttctcgGATAAATTCTGAGTCGGGGTAATGTACTGgttgtcttttttcttcaaaacagTAGTTTGTGGTCGTCATGATTGCTTAAACAATAAATGCATGCATGGTTTTGAATATAGTTACATATAATGGTTCGCTTGGTCCAAAGACCCACAATGAGCAGTTACCTTTACTTCTGTTAGCGAGTTATAATGTTTTAGCCTTAGGCAGGTAATTTGAAGTCCTGTGAGAGGattgttgtaacttgtatgCAATAGCTGTAGTAGCAAGCAACTAAGTAGTATTAGGTATCGTATCATGTCAGAGCTTGACTCATATGTTATGTCAACGTAGCTATTACCAATGGAGCTTCAATTAATCTTATCCCCTTTCACTTCAACTGATCAAGATATGTTAGTGTGTCAGTGTAAAAGAGTGTGAACTTATTCTACAAGGGTCTTTTGAATTTGTCTAATTGCATTCACTGCTTGCTGGAGTTTTTCTTGGCCCTGCTGCACTCATGTTATTTCTGTGAATGTTATTCTGGAAGCTTGTTCTTCAAACCTGTAACAttgaaatgtttcttttttcttttttgtaatcCAGGTCAATCAGAAAGAGAGAAATGTTCAAGTTATGACATTTGGACAACCTCGTATTGGTAATGCAGCTTTTGCATCCTACTTTAGCGAACTTGTGCCAAATACTATACGAGTTACAAATGAACATGATATGGTTCCTCATTTGCCTCCATACTATACTTATTTTCCTCAGAAGACATACCACCACTTCCCAAGAGAGGTATTTTTTCTAACCCACAGAGGTGGATTACTTATGTGTTCAATTTGAATCCTTTAATATCAATTAGAGAATAAACGGATCAAGTACTTTATTCTAGCATATTCTTGGTGGCCCATTATTTGTGAATAGTTTGAGTAATGAGAATAATGCCAGATGAATAAGAGTCTTAGATATACACTTGCACACTGCTTTTGTAACCAAATCCATCTTTATCTGCACCTTTGAGGCAATTTTGGAATCATAAACATGTATGTTTATGACCATACTTTGGaagtttctttctcttctgacCATTGAGAGCCCTATTCTTACACTAGGTGTGGCTTTATAACGTTGGAATTGAAAGTCTTGTTTATGAGGTTGAGAAGATCTGTGATGATTCTGGCGAGGACCCAACCTGCAGCAGGTAATCTCTCTTTTGTGTTGTGATGTCATCAAAAGTTTTCTCcttggtttcttttcttccaccCTGTCTTCTATTGGTAGAAGAACAATATAATACTGAATTGAAAAGGACAATCTTATCAGAAAAGATGATACAAGTTCTCGGGAAATTTGTGCAGGTCGGTGAGTGGGAACAGCATTTCAGACCATCTAGTTTATTTTGGTGTTGAATTAATGGCGAAGACATGGAGACGGTGTAGAATTGTGATGGGTCCTGGGGTAGTGGAATACAGCAGAACAGATCTTGGAGGAAATTTTGTACTGTCCAGAGATCTTGCAACTCCTGTTCTAAACTTGAATGCAATGTCAGAAGCTGGGGCAAAACCTCTGTAGAATGCCAGCCAATGATTCTCTTGGAAGAAATCTGAGAGAGGTCAGTTGTAGGTTTATGTCCCTAAAAAGCTGTTTCGTCCTAGGCCTTTTGTTTTCGAGAAGCCATAGCTGACAAATATCGGTGGGATGGGGCCAAGGCTGCGAATGACACGTGTATATATTAATATGTTCATCTTCATTCTTTTGGATATGAATGCTGACATTTGTGTTacttgtgtatatataatggCCGTTCTCTATGCAGAAAATGCTAGTTTTCTAACATGTATAGCTTAAATCCAAATTGCATCCGACAAGATCGAGGGTCTActttgccttcttttttttctgagTAAAATAACTCGTAACCAAGCAGAACTTGAATGTGATCAACCTGGCAATTTCTTAATGCAGACTTTATTTGGTGCTCTAGTCCCATGCATCCaatttcttaataaaaagGTTATATTTCTTCTTACTTTAGTTATAGCCTGTCACTTAATTAAacccccttttcttttctaaaagtCTTCTCAATTATCTGCATAAGGTTTAGGCAACCCTTGTTTATTctactaattaataataaaccTTCCAACTATGGAATACGTAAATGCAATTACATTCTACGGCAGCCACTTGTTTAGATTTATTTTTCCCACGATCTTGATCTACATATATTTCACAATATTCTTACACGAATATTAAGTGGTTGAAATCGATCGATTAAGTCTGGCATATAACAACTTAATTTCACAAATTTGTAATGTCATCATCATTGCCAAGTACATAACACACAGTAGGACTAGATATTCTATGTCCAAGTTACATGTTTAGATGCATAGCAAGAGTTCAGCACAGGAGCAAAACCAATCAAAACTAGGTGATGATCAATTACAAAAGAAGGTAAATGTAGGAGAAAAAGCTTTTCAGatttaattttcctttcaCACCCAAGCTTGTCTTCAAATCCTTGGCTAGCGAATCACCCACATGTTCCTTCACTCTGTTTTCAGACTCAGattattcttctcttcttcatcaagGATAGAAACTTTGGGTTCTACCACTTTGGGTTCAGCAATGGCTGTTGTGACTGCCACTTCTGCTTCCTTCACCAAATTCTCCTCCGGTTTTACGGGCTCTTCTATACACATACATAACCAAATTATGTTAGCAAATAATACGTTTGACTAACGACTTGTCAGAGATATACTTATGTTGCCAGATTATGAATCTACACGTTGCTCTTATATACATGCAATGTGATATGTatagttttataaataaactatATGCATTAAATTAACATGATTGAGGTCACaaaccattttgttgtgtCTCTGGGGCTTTCGTTTCTTCTGCTTCCAAACCCAATTCTTTGTTGTCTTCTAGAATATCATCGTCTACCTTGAAGTACAAGCTACCCTTGCTGCCGGCTCCATGGCGGGGAGTGTAATAGTCAGACGTTCCAGACCGGCCCTCCGAAATAATCCCATCAATTCCTTCCTCATCTAATTTCCTAGACGAAAAGAAACGGTTCGGGGAGCCGTGGGTGATCAGCCTCTCCGCAGCCTCACCGTGCTCTTCTTTGTTACTTTTGTCCAAGGATTCTTTATCACCATCGTCTTCATAATCTCCATCTTCGTTATTTACAATGATGTCCTTCGCTTTCTCCTCAGTCGCCACTGGCTCGCCGCCACCAACATTGTTATTTACATTAATATTCTCACGATCCTTGTCGAGTACTTGTTCGCTGCTCTTACAATCTGCTGGTTGTTGCACCGTTGAGCTGCCGTTGTCCACGTTTTCCAGGACGGTTTCGATGTCTTTGCTCTTCTTGGAAGAGCCCCCAACATTGGATTTCTTGCGGCGGAGGATGGTGTTGCTGGTGGCAACCGCCAGTTTTGATTCCCCACAACCCATTTTTCAATCGTGTGTTTGTGTTGTGAGGTctcagagaagagagagagagagagagagaggaaacaGAGGCTGAGAGATTAATGTGTTTAGCTCCCTTTaatatgtgagagagagattagaGATGGAGGCAATGAAAACTGTTGTGTTTTGATTTGGTTATTTGTTTGTGTTGGAGCTGTGGTTTGCATGGGTGTAATTTGGTTGTCATGCACATAATGCTTATATATAGAACCGTTTTCTTCGTTGTGTTTTCAAGGTGGAGATAGGTTTATTGGCAGCTCATTATCTCAACATCAATATGCCTTGCCTAAGCCTTGGTGTATTTTTAGATAGGTAAAAGGCCTTAGTAATTAGGAAACATTTTTGCTGGCGAtgttcattcattcattcattcaactGTTCGATTGTTCACGTTTTGAAATAAAACACATTTGAAAAACTATACACTCGTGAATTAaatcttaaattaatttttagggAAATATTTAGAACCCAACTTTTGCATAAGGCAATACCAACTCAATACTCAATGAGACAAAGTTTAGAAATCTatttttggaagaaaaaacTGGACTCTACAATATCTTTGTGGGGAATGAATTTGTATGCCACCGGAAAGGACTTTGGCAACCTGAAACCAAGAAAAGAGATATGATTGTAAGTCCTTGAAACACATCAGTGTGGCGTAAGTCAAAGAGCTTTCAATGCCTAAATCAGTTCGACTATATAAAGAGAAAAGTAGGATTTCTTAGTTCAAAGAACATTACCTTCTTCAAGAGGCGAATATGGATTTATATTTAGCTCTTTGGTGGCTGATTTATTGTCGTGGGAGGCTACATATTTGACATAAATCAGGGGTATGAAATACTTGCTGATGTGCACATCAAGTCAATTAGATGTTTGACTTGGAACGTGTGAGATATTTACCCAAAGTAGGTGAACATGAGGGAAATCTCCAAGATTTGGGCTAATCTTTTACGGGCGTGCAATATGAAGACAAGTCATGTTGGGCTTATCCCTTTAGGCCATATCTGTCCTAACCCAAGGCTAGATAGGCTTTTGGGCCCATGTTGAGCTAGCTCAATCACGGGCATTTGTCTAGCGCAAGGCCTTGTAGGGCCTTTCTATGTCGTGTGGGCTCCTCATTTCCCCGGCAGAGGAAGCGACCTCTGCGAGCTATTTGGCAATAATTCCAATTGCCTGCAATTAATGCGTGAGACTTCTCTTGCCCCTAACAAGGACAATTTGGTCCATGTACGTGGTGCCTTATCATTGCCGTGCGATTATTTGCTCCCATCACATAGTTTGACCATATAGTAAGTAAATATGAATATATTTGAAGTGAGACCTGAGCCCATCACCCCTCTCCCCCTCCCTCTCCTCTCCCACatagttgagagagagagagagagagag
This window encodes:
- the LOC18793219 gene encoding lipase, yielding MEKRRWLVFVVFTWMFVFSAGRELKIKHKDHGPVYNHTLATILVRYASTVYLSDLTELFTWTCSRCDGLIKDFEMIELVVDIQHCLQAFVGVAQDPNAIIIAFRGTQEHSIQNWVEDLFWKQLDLDYPGMPDAMVHHGFFNAYHNTTIRPGILNAIARAKEFYGDIDIIVTGHSMGGAMASFCALDLRVNQKERNVQVMTFGQPRIGNAAFASYFSELVPNTIRVTNEHDMVPHLPPYYTYFPQKTYHHFPREVWLYNVGIESLVYEVEKICDDSGEDPTCSRSVSGNSISDHLVYFGVELMAKTWRRCRIVMGPGVVEYSRTDLGGNFVLSRDLATPVLNLNAMSEAGAKPL
- the LOC109946730 gene encoding uncharacterized protein LOC109946730, which translates into the protein MGCGESKLAVATSNTILRRKKSNVGGSSKKSKDIETVLENVDNGSSTVQQPADCKSSEQVLDKDRENINVNNNVGGGEPVATEEKAKDIIVNNEDGDYEDDGDKESLDKSNKEEHGEAAERLITHGSPNRFFSSRKLDEEGIDGIISEGRSGTSDYYTPRHGAGSKGSLYFKVDDDILEDNKELGLEAEETKAPETQQNEEPVKPEENLVKEAEVAVTTAIAEPKVVEPKVSILDEEEKNNLSLKTE